In the genome of Fulvivirga maritima, one region contains:
- a CDS encoding N-acetylmuramoyl-L-alanine amidase, with translation MTKEFTHLMIHCSATPKGKWFDADDITRWHIEERGWSRVGYSTLFLLDGTTDIMIPFDKDDTINSWEISNGARGWNGITRHICYIGGLNEKGNSVEDTRTEAQLAAMQAFVKMHIMLWPKVKIIGHNQVNAHKNCPSFNVNEWGLSIGLEKKHLDQQIYF, from the coding sequence ATGACCAAAGAATTTACACACCTGATGATACACTGCTCAGCCACACCTAAAGGAAAGTGGTTTGATGCTGACGATATAACCCGCTGGCACATAGAAGAAAGAGGGTGGTCTAGAGTAGGCTATTCAACACTATTTCTTTTAGACGGCACCACAGATATCATGATCCCTTTTGATAAAGATGACACCATTAACTCATGGGAGATATCTAATGGCGCTAGAGGCTGGAATGGAATTACCAGACATATTTGCTATATAGGAGGTCTTAATGAGAAGGGAAATTCTGTAGAAGATACCAGAACAGAAGCACAACTAGCAGCTATGCAAGCCTTTGTAAAAATGCATATCATGCTGTGGCCTAAGGTTAAAATCATAGGCCATAACCAAGTAAATGCACACAAAAACTGTCCTTCCTTTAATGTTAATGAATGGGGACTATCCATTGGATTAGAAAAAAAGCATCTGGATCAACAAATCTATTTCTAA
- a CDS encoding sialate O-acetylesterase — MNKNKKAIIVVGDSTIHSATEYGQHPVPTGPLDLSIKFLKDLTPRPAGLSNIKFTEPAGHTTSYAYPLAKRLKATLHCEELLILPFGSKGASWLDGHWSPDGNLYSDLIDQVQYVIEVLGYEIEGVFWAQGRQDCKNDNLPNGSGRFPHYEYFKYLLDSIAMTIRDVAEAAGQADAHSIPFITFDMKQAWVSNDNHRKVVQAALEEIGDRIPFAYNAATDELPQDLPDSEYRQYDARQVLAMSDKLYDAFNDAKRKRNVQHPVKKGKYLLYSLTHAPESDSDQSTFSHPLEALHYGEKSDLTKYSRLGDIWKYRKHKKYRFQIEYDFFDAQEETWATHFMTFEQLFIPYMFEADKSVASLIEASINVSFGGSVAGFPGLHYIPNDSCLMAMASELTNEEDFYAFLPCGSTALYSNQEMDSGYLIAKGTDLTLAKAIRLYALVD; from the coding sequence ATGAACAAAAACAAAAAAGCCATAATAGTTGTAGGAGATAGCACTATCCATTCTGCTACAGAATACGGACAGCATCCTGTCCCCACCGGCCCTTTAGATCTAAGCATCAAGTTCCTGAAGGACCTGACTCCTCGTCCGGCAGGACTTTCCAACATTAAATTTACTGAACCCGCAGGGCACACCACCAGTTATGCCTATCCTCTGGCCAAGCGGCTAAAAGCTACCCTGCACTGTGAGGAGCTGTTAATACTTCCCTTTGGAAGCAAAGGTGCCAGCTGGCTCGATGGCCATTGGTCTCCTGACGGAAATTTATACAGCGACCTGATCGATCAGGTGCAGTACGTCATTGAAGTGCTGGGATACGAGATCGAAGGAGTATTCTGGGCACAGGGACGCCAAGATTGCAAAAATGATAACCTACCTAATGGATCCGGCCGGTTCCCTCACTACGAGTATTTCAAATACCTGCTGGATAGTATCGCCATGACCATTCGGGATGTCGCTGAGGCCGCTGGGCAGGCTGATGCCCATTCGATACCCTTTATTACTTTCGATATGAAGCAGGCGTGGGTAAGCAACGACAATCACCGAAAGGTAGTGCAAGCTGCCCTTGAAGAAATCGGTGACCGGATACCTTTTGCTTATAATGCAGCTACAGATGAGTTGCCACAAGATTTGCCTGACTCAGAATACAGGCAGTATGATGCCCGTCAGGTACTCGCCATGAGTGACAAGTTGTATGATGCTTTTAACGATGCCAAGCGAAAAAGAAACGTGCAACACCCTGTGAAAAAAGGAAAATATCTTCTCTATTCTTTAACGCATGCCCCTGAGTCGGATTCAGATCAAAGTACTTTTAGCCATCCGCTGGAAGCCCTTCACTATGGGGAAAAATCAGACCTAACGAAATACAGCAGACTGGGGGATATCTGGAAGTACCGCAAACACAAAAAATACCGGTTTCAGATCGAGTATGACTTCTTTGACGCACAAGAGGAAACTTGGGCTACTCACTTTATGACTTTCGAACAACTATTCATCCCTTACATGTTTGAAGCCGATAAAAGTGTTGCCAGCCTCATAGAGGCCTCTATTAATGTTTCGTTCGGTGGTTCAGTCGCTGGTTTCCCAGGGCTTCACTACATACCGAACGATAGCTGCCTAATGGCAATGGCTAGCGAACTTACAAATGAGGAGGACTTTTATGCTTTTCTACCATGTGGCAGCACGGCTCTATACTCTAACCAAGAGATGGATAGCGGGTATCTCATTGCTAAAGGCACAGACCTCACATTGGCTAAGGCTATACGTCTCTATGCGCTAGTAGATTAA
- a CDS encoding eCIS core domain-containing protein gives MITLATTTENCEACPLPDPLRHKLEYISGYYLGDVEIFFNSTKPEAINVAAYAYGNSIFISPGYEYTLAHEAWHVIQQKQGRVTISGINNGVPVNNNLQLEGEACNMATIIEQGYLHPKMQRPVIYKEVYRPVVQCMTFEEAARIVQEKYAIGYVPHATARPDKLYMLMPTDNLEEIIYGERPDLLSSMIFLDKLTNTCIEILEQGQESGYFVIAKPYAYEAREIDLRLLQCCELFSDFKIKYISSCEGFTPTLLWELLKQLFPHLRHMSPDQHWDTPFTDDIDEDPYF, from the coding sequence ATGATCACATTAGCAACAACCACTGAGAACTGTGAAGCCTGTCCTTTACCTGATCCGCTAAGACACAAGCTAGAGTATATTTCTGGCTATTACCTTGGTGATGTAGAAATATTTTTCAACTCCACTAAGCCTGAAGCCATCAACGTGGCCGCTTATGCCTATGGTAATTCCATATTCATATCCCCTGGTTATGAATACACTCTCGCTCATGAAGCATGGCACGTTATTCAACAAAAGCAAGGTAGAGTAACCATTTCAGGCATAAATAACGGGGTTCCTGTTAACAATAATTTACAGCTCGAAGGTGAAGCTTGCAACATGGCTACCATAATAGAGCAAGGCTATCTCCACCCTAAAATGCAGCGCCCGGTCATCTATAAAGAAGTGTATAGACCTGTGGTTCAATGTATGACTTTTGAAGAAGCTGCCCGCATAGTGCAAGAAAAATATGCCATTGGTTATGTACCTCATGCCACTGCCAGGCCAGATAAACTCTATATGCTCATGCCTACAGATAATCTTGAAGAAATTATCTATGGAGAAAGACCAGACCTGCTAAGCAGTATGATTTTTCTGGATAAGCTCACTAACACCTGCATAGAAATATTAGAACAGGGGCAGGAAAGTGGATATTTTGTCATTGCTAAACCTTATGCCTATGAAGCCAGGGAAATAGATCTCAGGTTGCTCCAGTGCTGCGAACTTTTCAGTGATTTTAAAATCAAATATATCTCAAGCTGTGAAGGGTTCACCCCTACTCTACTTTGGGAGCTATTAAAACAACTATTCCCTCATTTAAGACACATGAGCCCTGACCAGCACTGGGATACTCCCTTTACTGATGATATTGATGAAGACCCATATTTTTAA